In Monodelphis domestica isolate mMonDom1 chromosome 1, mMonDom1.pri, whole genome shotgun sequence, the sequence ATGGGATTGAGAGCTAAATGGAACCTTAGAatcttcccattttgtagatgaagaaaccaaggtctgGAGAGGTAAGATGCTTGCCCAAAGCTATATAGCTAATAATAGAAGAGATAGGACTCAAATCCAGGCTCTGATTTCTAGTCTAGAGTTCTTTCCCTTACCCAGTACCCTGCCTCTTGGGAGAGGGCTAACATCCTTACCTTCCAgagctcagtttccttgtctgtaaaacgAGATAAATTACATATGCCATTTAATCACATCCTTAGAGTGCTTGAAGATTCAGAGAGAACTGATAGTTTGGAAGGTTAAGAGAGGATGGAGCAGAAGTCCATTTTGGTAGTCTCTTAGCCTAGAGGCTTCTTGAGTTTGAGGCCAGGgtgaggttttttttcccccttggcttGTCCCTTCTGGGCACCTATTCAGGCAGCCCCTAGCCAGGAGTGCTTGAATCGTTGTTGTCCCCTTTATTTGGGGTGAAGTGCAATTATCTCCCGGATCCCCTGGGCTTGGATCCCCGAGATaatgagaatgagagacagaattATGAGAACCCAGCTGGCCCATCTGCAGGGGGTGGAGTGCTGCAGCCCTTGGCATCTGTGACCTCCTTCCCAGGGAGTGAGAGCTCTTCCATGCAACGAGTCTGACTGGTTTGTAGGCCTCTCCCCTACCAGCCAGCTCTGGGAGGTGCCTGTGTGAACTCTGAAGGCCTAggcaggaaaaaagaggaaagaagaaagggaagccaGCAAGTGTTGGGAGGAGGGCACATTTCTGCCCCTTATAAGTAGCTAGTCACTTAGGAAGGGGAATGGAACTGCCAGGAGGGGAGGGTGACTTCCTTTGATCTAGCCAGCCCATGTCCACTTCAGTTTAATGAGCTGGGTCCTGgagatttttgttgttgagtcatttcagtctgtgaccccatttggggttttcttggcaaagattctttattggtttgacatttcctactccagctcatcttacagatgagaaaactgaggcaaacagggttaagagacttgcccagggtaacacagctagtaagtgttctgaaattttatttgaattcagggctttctaactctaggtccagcactatccactgtgccactcatCTTCCCCAGACCCTGGAGATATacagaaaggaaaacaacaaatattcCCTGCCCTCGAAGAAACTTCCATTGTACTGGGGCAGAAgtgagtaaatacaaagtaataaaaGTAAAAGGGCAGAACACTaaggactgactgactgatagTTCAGGTAAGACCCAAGCAGAGTGTCTTGGGGTTTGGACTCCAGTTTCTCATCCCACTTGAGATCCAGAGGAATGAAGGGTCTCCTGACCCTCAGAGAGACAATTGATGGAGAGAACTATTCTTTCTGCCCCCACCCACATACCTCTCCCTGGTTCTGAAGGTGGCATTGTAtcctctctctcagcctcaggttCCCTTCTCTTGTTTTAtctcacaagcatttattaaacacctactatgtgcttagcCTTGTGCTAGAGATACAGTGGGTTCTTCACCACTGACGTACCGTGTGACCTAGGGTGGACCGTGTGACCTAGTGTGAATCACATCCCCTGGTATTTTTGGTTCTTTGGAGTTGGGAGGGAAAGGAGGCAGATCCTTTGCCTggtcctgccttccttcctcctgaAGGCATTGGAGTAGGAGTCTGTATATGTTGATTAGATGGAGCCTGAAGCTAAGTGGGGAGTGAGAGGGCAGGCATGAGGAGAGGGTGACAGCTTTGGCTTTGGAAGCAGAGAACCTGGGTTGAGGACCTAGGACCTTGCTTTAGGGGATTAGAACTGAtcatataatttcattggtaaaaGGATGTCCCTGTGCGGAATTATCTTTGCCAGTTCTGTTCTGTACCTTTTCTGTAACTTAAGAGTCTGGAAAGTTACCCAGAACACTGAGTGGTTTATGACTTGCTTGGCTGAGATCATATAGCTAGCATTTAgcagaagctggatttgaattcaagtcttttggCTTTGAGGCAAGTTCTCTATGCATAACTATactatttctctctttaattGGACTTAAATTCTAGATATAACCTTGGACATACCAAACtattctgggccttagtttcctcatctgtaaagtaagaggGTTATATTAGATGATGTCCAAGATCTTGTCTAGTTCTGAATTCTGTGATCCAATAAGAAGGGAACTTTTGGGTCCCAGTATTTATCCATTGCATCCCTTTCAAGGTCAGGCAATGCCAGTTTTGTAGTAAAGATATGGAAAAAGAGAGGACCAGAGCCCTTTCTGGAGTGAATTATATAGTCCTAAGGATCACCTCATCCCACCAGTTTATTGTTACAGAggagaactgaggctcagaaaggtgtAAGGATTTTCCCAAAGTCAAACTAGGGTTCTGGTGCCTGGATCTCttgctcatttctttttctttttattccctctctttccccatgccccttttttctctttctcctaggtccttctctatctctttccccatctcttacctctctctcttctttatcccctctccatttctccatctccccttttcctcatttttcctatctccctcctctctgcttctttcccatctctcctcttcACTCTCATCCTCTACTTCTCTCTTGGGTCTCATTCCCCCTCTTTGTCTTTccatcttcccttctctgtctcaACCCATatcccattctctcttctctcagctcccctcccccacccctcctccatctgtccctcctctctccctgtctcctccctccccctcctccctctttttacctcccccctcccttccttttctttctccttttcccatttttgctCGGTCCACAGGGAGAGTGAAGAATGTGTGGAGGGGGCAGGTCTTGGGGCTGTTTGAAACTTCTTTCTACAAGCTGATTGGCTGTTTGGCGAGAGGGGATCCCAGCTAGGGGTGGGGCCTATACCTTGAAATAGGGAAGGGAGCTAGTGGGAGTAGTTCAGTTCATTGCTCTAGCAGTCAAGGGGTGTTGGGAgggtggggtggagtgggggTGGCTAGGGTAGCCAGAAGTGAGTGATGTTGGCTCAGATGCTCTAGCTTTGTGCCTTTGTCTGAGCCAGGTCACTAGCCACAGTCACTGACAGAAGCTCTACCTCACAGTCTTCCCCCATCCTTTTCTTGTAGAGGATTTGACTCCAGCAGCCTCAGGAGCCTAGACGTCCAGCTGTCGCAGTCTCCCCAGCCCCCTCCAGAGACCAGCTCAGGGTATGTGATTTCTTCCTGATCCCTGCTTGAACTCAGCCTCAGCTTCCACAGGTCCTTGGGGTGCTAACAAGGCAAGAGCTGACAGTCATGCCCGTGGAGACTCTGCCCACAGCTGGCAGCCTGAAGGAGGTAGCACCTGGGGCCTGTGCCTCCAGCATGCCCTTCCGCATCCTTACCAAGGGGCCTGGCTACTTCCGACATCAGGGTGAAGGCAATGTCCGGAAACCGAGTGCTGTGGAGCGGCTGGAAGCAGACAAGGCCAAGTATGTGAAGAGCTTACGGGTGGTCAGCACTCGCCAGGAGCCTATAAAACCCCTACTCTTGAAGCAACCCCTGTTCAGCCCTGGGGTTCGTAGAGCAATATTGACACCAAACCGCCGATCTCCAGGAGTGGGTAGCCGCCGGGCAGAAGCATGTGGGGCCCGGGCCTCCCTCAACATGGATGTCCTCAGCAATCTCATTAACTTGTGTGACAGTCCTTCGCCCCTGCCTGATGGCCCTCCCCCAGAACGCAAGTGGAAGGCAGGACCCTCACCTGGTCTAGGTCGGAGGCCCCTGGGGGATGGGAAGCGGATGAGCCCTGCCTCTGAGGGTTCCTTCTCTACCCCTCTTCGAACCCCTAGCATAGCAGCAGTGCGCAGAGTGGATGTCCGGCCCACTGGGGAGCCCCAAATTCAGGCCATACCCAACTCACCTGCCAGCCCTTGCTCTAACCTGGGCACTTCACCAGGCCCTAGTCCCCAAGAAGGTTCTCGACGTCTTACCCACCTACACCGCTCCAAGTCAGACCTGAGTGACCGCTTCTCCAGGGCCACAGCTGACCTTGAACGCTTCTTTAACTACTGTGGGCTAGACCCAGAGGAAGCCCGTGGCCTGGGCGTGGAGCACTTCGCCAGGGCCAGCTCGGACATAGTCTCCATTAAATTCCATAGCGTCAGCACCAGCAGCTCAGAGGGCACTCGCTCCCAGCGCAGTGAGGCCACAGCTGAGGACAGGGCCAGAGAGCGGACCCCTTATGGTGTGTCTGTCATTGAGCGAAATGCCCGTGTCATCAAGTGGCTGTATGGACTGAGGCAGGCTCATGAGGCAGCTCAAAGAAGCTCCAATGTTTAAATGCCCCTAGCTTTGTGTTCCTGAGAAGGGATGCTCTGGGCCCCCTTGTGGATATCACTGTTGATATCCATAATGATGCACTCCCTCCCTATCACCCCCTGGCTCCAGGGTTGTTATTAGACATTCTGATGGAGATCTGGCCCAGGATTGGTGAGCCAGGGACCTTAGGACAGATTTCTTGCATGTTGGGTTCCATGAGACCAGTATCTTCAGCAGTGATGAGGTCTTGGACCCTTGTCAGTAGACTTGATAGAAAGCAGACACTTTGACCAATTCAGAAAGTGGTAGTGGTGGTATGTGGGGATCCCCTCCTTGCagggaggcagaggaagaagCCAGTAGTGGTTtgtggggaaaggagaaaggaagccaACCTGGGGATATCAGACCCATGTGAAGCCCTGTTAAGCTCATTCTTTCCAGTGATGGATAGAGTTTGaatgagaggagggaagaagccagaggatatatatgtgtatacacacacacacacatgtgtgtgtgtgtgtgtgtgtgtgtgttgcaaaTTCCTCATAGAAGGCTGGAACCTCTCActcccccctcacccccttaACTTGTC encodes:
- the FAM110A gene encoding protein FAM110A, producing the protein MPVETLPTAGSLKEVAPGACASSMPFRILTKGPGYFRHQGEGNVRKPSAVERLEADKAKYVKSLRVVSTRQEPIKPLLLKQPLFSPGVRRAILTPNRRSPGVGSRRAEACGARASLNMDVLSNLINLCDSPSPLPDGPPPERKWKAGPSPGLGRRPLGDGKRMSPASEGSFSTPLRTPSIAAVRRVDVRPTGEPQIQAIPNSPASPCSNLGTSPGPSPQEGSRRLTHLHRSKSDLSDRFSRATADLERFFNYCGLDPEEARGLGVEHFARASSDIVSIKFHSVSTSSSEGTRSQRSEATAEDRARERTPYGVSVIERNARVIKWLYGLRQAHEAAQRSSNV